From the genome of Clavelina lepadiformis chromosome 2, kaClaLepa1.1, whole genome shotgun sequence:
TGACGCAACACTTGGCTTGCAAGCTAGAAGTTCAACAACCCCAGCCAAGCACGACAGTGCCCGAACTAAATTAGAAGTGGAAGTATGACTTGGCTTTTGGCCAAGCCCGCACAAACGGAAACAGGTTGTGTCTAGTCTTTCGAGgtcattttttgttgagaTAGCTTAGTTAGTTGCAGACCTAGGGGGGTTGGGGTGTggtatttgacttgttttgggGGGAGGGGTGGGTTAACGCTTTGCTGTTTGGCTTTTTGCGGAAAATTATTTCCGCATtgcgttattttcttgctgcgtatcggcaaaaaatgttattttcggcGGTCTCGCCAGGCCGTCCGTGAAATGGGAAAGTACCAAATTTGACAGCTCTACATGAGCTGACAGCGAAATGCTGTCATGTAGGTTTCAAACCTAAAGAACATATAAATGTATGCATGATCGATTGTATAGCGAAGAAAGAAACGGAACAAGCAGACACCCTGCAAATCTTAAACTGTTGGGTTATACAACGGATCCTTTTGAGTATCTCATACCctaatgcttttaaaaacttgtgcataaatgcaactttctcacgtttttagtgcaacaaaaacttgccctacttATGACTTATATATTTATCCCCTTGTTTTGGAAAATCTTTTTTGACTCTAGAGATGTATGCAATGTATATGCAAGTTTAATGTCAAACTTAGTGTCTTGGGTAAGACCTAAACTTGCTTATTCTTCTTTCATAGTTGCTGATGATGAAGAAATAACCGCATTATTTCTCCGAATTATTCGATTTTCTTGCACTAAGCACGAATCCAATCGCGTCCACCTGGTCAAGTCGAATGGAATTGAGCACATAATGCTTAGTGCTGAGAGGTTTAAAGGTCTAATTTAGTTTTACTCCTGTAATCATCATCATCGTTTTAATCCAAAAACTGTTACAAGTTTGCTTAATTGCTGATAACTGaattatctttaaaaaaaaactgttgaGTTTAGTTCGGTTTTGATGACCTTCGGTGCCTTTTAATCAGGATCGATATCTGTCGTGAGAGAAGCTTGTGGAGCGTTGCGATGTTTAACAATGGATGATGATGTCAGAGTTCAATTTGGCAAGGCCCATGAACACACAAAGCTCGTTGTGATGGAACATTCAGGATTGGAGAGATTGTTCCAGTTGGCAAGAAGTAGGTTTATCTTAAACTTTCTTTATAATGCCTTTAATTACGACATgtatatatatgaaaaatcTGCATAACAATGGATTACAAGTTTGCAAGCTGTATTAACTCCTACAGCAATACAAGATTTCTAGTCCTTTATCTTATTTTCTTCAGCTCACGAACAACATGCAACAGTGTCAAGTGAGGTTTGTCTCACCATGGGCAAGCTGATGGTCAGAAATGAGTTCTGTCAGCAGCTTGTCGACTTGGGAGGCCTCGATTTGATTTTGTCAATAACAGAAATCCACATCGACAAACAGGTATGTAATGGATTAATGGTATAATGTGCTAAATACCGGAATTTGATGTTGTCTGTTTATATGTAACTGCATACTTACAGTATTTCTGGTTTGAGTTTGCTTTGTCACCCTGTTCAATTTCTGATACTGATAGGAAGAGCTGTGGACTATACTGTCGATTAGAAGTGGGTTTGTGAAAACCACTAAGTTTTGTGATCACTTTCACCACTAGTACATTTTGTGTAAAACtttgtattttaacaacattcAAGATGAAACATTGGAACTTATACAGCACACAACTACGTACATGCCATCAGGGACAAGCAAACTTGATTTGGTGTTTTTAAGATTGCTGGCTTAGGTTGGGTTGTGTTAGAAAAATTATGATAATTTTtggacatgcaaaatttcatacaaataCTTAGACAACAATTATCCATAGAGATAATATAAGAATAGAGCCAAAACAAGTCATTGCTGCCGGTAGCTTTTTTACTGCAAACACTTAACGGATGAAGTGTTGGTTACTGCAGTGgtgttaatttaaaattatacaaataaaaaacttaatgAATGGCAATTCAGTTAGAATTTAATGCAATTAGAACGTAAAAAGAACAACAAATTGTAAGAAAACGTTTACACCACAACGACATCTTCGTAATCGAACGCATCACCATACCCCTTCGCCCATTTTGGTAGTTCTTCATCAACATTACTGGTAGGAGAATTCACAACATTCCAGTTTTTATCTTGTACAACAGTTGGTTTGTCGGCGTAATTCGGCCTGGATGACAAGTGTCCTTGAAACCGGGGTGACACTCGCCCCTGCAGCCTGGGTGAGAACCTACTTTGGGGCTGGGGTGAAATCCTTCCTTGGGGTTTCGGGGACATTGTGTCCTGTGGTTTAGACTGTGGTCGATCTTGGAGCATTTTTTCTATGCCCAAGTACGTGGGTTGCTGGTAGCGGGGCAGGGACCCCGATTTTTTATGTGTGGGTGAATGGGGGTTTCTGGGAAGGGTGCTGGCCTCATTTGCCCCACGCTGCGCTTCAGTCATCTCCCAGGTCTTCCGGATCCGTTGAACTCCGGCAATATCTTTGGGACGCCACGAGATCCGGACACGTGGAGGAACGTTGAGCGGAATGTCGCTTCCATAGTCATCCTTGGATGTGAAGGACACTTGGAGGAGAGCGTCCTCGTAAGGTCGCTCGAGTTCGATGTTGAAGTCAGTGGCAAGAGCTGTGTTGGATTCCCATATGGCTTGTGTTGGAATCTCCACCTGAAACATGAGATGAAATTTCAGTCTTGTTCCCCTTTAACCTGATTTACTTCACTAATATGTGTACCATACTCTTAGAAGACTCTGCGAAATGTAACTGCACCAGTGACGATTTGTGTTCCGTCGTAGCATTACCTCTTGCTGTGGGGAAATTCTGCACAGGCTGTAGTCATCTGTGATGTTGACTCTAATTGTCAAACTTCGTCCATACGCGACTTGCAGCATCAATCCCGACTCCAAAAGTTCTTGGTTAGGAAAACTCTTTTGTTCCTTCTGGATGGCGTTGACAACATGCGGCAGATCGTCGCATATGCTCACCTGCAAAATGACAACAAGCAACTAATGAACGTGCACTGTAAAGCAACCAGCAAGGGAACACATTCAAACACAGTTTGAAACAGTAAAAATGAGGCTGACAGCACCAGAATAACATTCAACCAGGAGCGACATCAGACCACAACAGGAATTGAAGGCAGGTTTCATGTTTTAGAATCAACCGCCTGCTGCTATTGTGATGCCAACTTGTCGTGCTTGTGACGAGTAGGATTACAGTAAACATTTCCACACCAACCGATCGTTTTATGGTTGTTTGTTGGCGAATATTTTATAACCAAATTTTGCAACACTTCTTTAAGCCCCTTTGACCTACTTTCATGACTTGTCTTTTCTTTTTAGCATCAGCCAAGTAGATTGATGCCGTCATCCGCTTTACGGTATCAGTGTTTCCGACCAAATGTACGCAATAATGTTTATTCGGCTTCATCCTAACGTTTCAGGAAAAGGTTTTCTGAAATGGAAACCCTGTATATAACTTTGcaaagacaaatattttctaaaaattgcgATCTGACATACACGTAGTGCGTTGACTAGCACTTTACTAACGTTATTTTATAAAGTAGTCTTAGAAAAAGCCCATATAGCTTTGACTGGAATAAAATCAAGTCTTCATGGAAATTGCTTTAACGTTTCATGCATCAGTGCGTCTTAAATGATTTGGAACGTCAACATTGGGTTGCTGGTTAATATCTGTCACTCGCATGAGTGAACTATCGTTCACTTTCAGACGTGCTTAATTTTACAACTAATTTAGCGGCTGGATTTTTATCAACATTCAGTCTGTGTTGCAGCTCCCTGTCAAATacgtcaaacatttttaatgtttttaatttctcGTCCATTGAACGCGCAGGCCTGgggcaaattttttcaagCTCTATGTAATGATTGTCTACCTCTCTGTGCCTTGTTATGAACTTTAACTGCAACGATTTACAGTTAAAGCTAAATTATATCTGCTTATGACAACCTGTGTGACCTCTTAAACACGACATGACACTTGCCCCTCCGTCTTTCCATCCTAAGCTACCCTGTCAGTCTTGTGcactggacttctaatcctaATCCCTATCATCATTGCGGCGCTATCTATGAACTGCTGTAAGCACTTCCTCGCGAAAATAATTGAAGGAATCACCGCTGATTGCTCGTCTTTACGTCTCAGGGTATCGGAAACCTGATACTCCCACACTTTTCTTTGGCAGTTCTACGAAGACTCAACTTAAtcatctagattctagaagcTTGAAAGGTCGCTATTTCTTTAGCAATGTGGGCACCAACGTTGttaaaaaaaagtaatttttccaAGATGACATCATTGCTATAAAAAGCACGCATGTGCTGTTTACAAAATCCGTCAGTACCAAGCTAGCTTCACTCCTTTCGCTTCCAGTGCACTTTGAACATCAAAAAATTCCTTCCAAAATCTGCCAGAAATCCCgccataaaattttaatgaccGGTTAGATTCGGTCCGTTTTGGCAACTAATTTATATCACTGTGAGTAGGTTGGTCTTCCAAATTACAACCTAACTCCACCACTTACAGGTCTGTTAGTATCCAGATCTGTGGAAAATGATACTGTGTAGCCTTCCTTTTAATAGTGCATTGTCTTTGCTTATTTGCCTGTCTGTTGACCTCTATTTCCAGGTACTCGTCATTGTTCTAAAAACAATGGGTTTTGCTTGTCCACTTAATTGTAGCCGTTTTATCTGGCAAGAAAATCACAGGCTATCCACTTCGCTTCAGGTGACGTTAACTACTGCACGTCGTTCTACagtgtgacatcataataataGCGCTTAACGTAACAATTTCTTTAACCCACGAAGGGTGTTGTCCGTAACCACTGCAACTGATTCGTGTCACTGCTCTTGTTACTTCAAAGTAGTTATGCTTCAGTGATAGCCGCAAATTTAACCTTTTTTTCACCAACCTAAACTGCTATGCTAAAGGGCTAACTTGCCATTACTTACCATAATCAATCAGCAACTTAATAATTCATAACTAGCAGTCCGGCGCATAATATAACTTTTCTTACTACGAGACATGTCAAGTGAAACGAGTGCTGAATGAGTCAGATATTTTCGATCGCTGATACATGACGTTTCGCTCGCTACGTAAACAACTAAGCATGTTCTCACCTACGAGTCGCTGATGGTGACTTGAACCTggttattgtttttttatattttgctgaCGACTTCTGTGATAAAAAGGCTTTTTATGAAGTTCAGTTACATCCTATTGAAAATGACTTGCGCTTTTTCGTAATGACGTCATCGGCATCAAGCGCATTGAAGATTCGCAAAAGTAATTCGTGTTTCTTAGTTGCTTTGATTTCCTCACAAATCCTGTCAATTATCGCAATATCTGAAGTTCCTTTCGCTGAAAGACGAGCACATTCCTTTATCGTCACAATCCATTGCACGAGTGTTTGATTGTTCGCAGACAACCAGCATTGTGACGACATACCTTCGTTTTGCTGAGTGCGCTCAGGttacaaaaactacaaaacttctgttttgttttggatCGAGCGGAACGAAAACTTCGACAGAAGCCCAGGAAAAACGATTCGGCTGCTTCTTACTTCTCAATTTAACCGGATTAAACGAATGCACTTCTGCTTTGCGGCGTCATTTATCATATCGCCTTTAGACGATTAGCTTAACCTGAACTGTTTTTATGGACAAGACTTCGTAAATTATGCACAAGTACTTCAATTAAGGTGGTCGCGCCCATTTTCGTAGAATAAATCGCCCCGGGGCATCGCCGCTAGGCTGCGCTGTACATACGTAAGCAAAAGATCTGATCACGATCAAATAGTTTCGGTTGTTACCGTTTACCTAGAAATAATTCTACGTTCAAAGCGATTTTTATCAGTGTTGTCCTGTAAGCCACAAGCATTGTGTTTAATTCATTGATGTACATCTTTATCACTTTGATCTCCCCAGAACGTTGTGCGACAGTGCGTGACGTTGCTGAAAGCGATCAGCGGAAACGACGACGTCAAAGTGGCGGTGGTGAAGGCGGGCGGGATAGACTTCCTACTCAAGACCCTGAACAATCACAAGTCAAACGCTTCTGTGAGTTTCAATCAACCCATGCCGACCTATCCCCCTCATTATggttaattataattatcgaGGTTTAGGCTAAATCGTTGTATGGCACACCACAAGAAGCTAAAGCATGTGTGGCTGCGATGTATACTTTTGGCATTTGCTTATCAAATAGTTTATAAACTCCAGCGCCCTATACACAAATAATACAAATACATAGCAGACGCTTATCGCTTCAAGTGGTTACTGTTAATTAACATggtgtttgttttgtgattttgGACTGAAGAGTGACGAGTGTTGTTTGCTGTCGGTAGATATGCGAGGCTTGTTTCGCCGCTCTTACTACGCTAGCTCTAAGAAACCCTTCTCATTGTGACGCAATAATGTCGAAAAACGCGGCACTTCTGATGAAGGAAGCGATGTTGGAACACAGCGATCATCCGGGAGTGCAGGTTCGTTGCATCTTCTTCATGATAAAGATTGTAAACTTTCCTCAGGTGCTGTGGTGCGATTTAGAAGTCGTTCGTATAACCAAAAACAACAGGGCAGTACCGTTTGTATGTTCTCTGTTTGTATTCGTGTTGGTCCCAGGTCATTTGAACCCAAGGATTATTCAGCCCACAAAAGTTGGCTGGTCTTCCTGGTTTGATCCGACCTTCATCCGTTCATACTGCGCACTCACCTTTCCGAAACGAAAGTTTATCTGTCGATGAAGCGGTCTCAAACTCTTGTGACCACCTTTTTGTTACTGATTCCACAGAAACAAGCCTGCATGGCGGTCCGCAACTTGGTGGCGCGCACACGACACCACACGAAAGCTTTCATTGACCATGGCGTGGAAGGTCTGATCAGGAGAGCCAGAGAAGAACATAAAAAAGGTAAAACAATGAAGAAAACATTAAAGGTGTcgattaaaaacaaaatgaaacgaCGTATGTGCTGTTGACTGTCACGGACTTTAAGAACCATGAGTAATCATAATATGAGATTTTGGAAACGCGTAAATACATCTACATCGGTATAATGCTAGTACACAAGAGAAAAAAGTTCACAAAAGTATCAGTTAAGTTTTTATCATGGTGTCTAGATTATTTTTCAGTTGGAGTTATAATCTcaatacaaacattttaccTTATTTTGCTTTCGCAGTTTCCCAATTGGATTAGTTTTTATAGACATTTTATTTCGAATGAAGTTTTTGCCTAAGCAAATGTCAGTTGATCTGCAATTCACCTTTCTTGCATTGTCAGTTTTGGAAGACGAGAGCAAAGCGGCTTTACGTGATCTTGAAGTGGACGTGGAGCTCAAAGAAAGATGGCGTGGCGAAAATATTGGAATTACTTCTTGAAACTGATGCTTCGCGTCTTTTATCcaattatttaaaatgtacTCAAATTATTGTAACTCCGCGAAAAAAATTTGTGCGTTAAGTAGCTTGTGCGCTAAAAGTCACTGTGTTTCTTATTCAGTTAAATTTTATCCAATTTTGCACCGGATTTATGATTAGGaaagtgaaatatttattcaagTGTAAGTTTCAtgcttgtttttctttacatTTCTGTACTTCAAAATAAACTTGGTGTTATTTTCGTAATTATATTTCGTCATTGCTGGCACGTAAGTTATGATAAAACACTGGAGTACTAAACGTATGCTGTAAGAATATTGTTATTCCGACTTCCCCTAAAGGCTGGGTACTACCTAACAAAAGACAAAGGGCGATTTATGATACTCCATGCCAAAATTGCAACTCTACATACATTTTAGGAAACCAAAGCTCTCACATGACTAGGATGAAAAGCATAAAAGAGGTATCTTCAACTTTCGACGAGAAAAAACTTCTTTAAATTGACATGAAGGACGCACGTACTTTGGATTTCGAACAAAATTATTGGAAACGTAAATTCATTGAATTCTTTTTCATAAATGAACATGATGACGCTGTTAATGATAAAAAGGTTACCAAGCAATTTATTTCGAGTTTTTTACATGATCACAGTTAATTTGTATTGTGTTGCTGTTTCTtttaaagaaactttttatgtatgtatttttattactgtattatAACCATTACTATTTTCGCAGTaaacctgaagaagcaagcttatgcttgcgaaagctcgtgtagaaaaatataaataaatttaaccttcagagtgg
Proteins encoded in this window:
- the LOC143445983 gene encoding armadillo repeat-containing protein 6-like, coding for MAAVKAITQETFDQVVRENIEDFEMEEMEAVNDAVEQFTSQGVSLTMIIKAAKKDGHKVIKLVEELKSISGEDLSDSDNECLKSVLNLLTTQFKNDLANRYQAAKIANAHKIVFEICQVHKENKEIFPICLATFASLIDGQPDLISTDGIDFLLTHLQVADDEEITALFLRIIRFSCTKHESNRVHLVKSNGIEHIMLSAERFKGSISVVREACGALRCLTMDDDVRVQFGKAHEHTKLVVMEHSGLERLFQLARTHEQHATVSSEVCLTMGKLMVRNEFCQQLVDLGGLDLILSITEIHIDKQNVVRQCVTLLKAISGNDDVKVAVVKAGGIDFLLKTLNNHKSNASICEACFAALTTLALRNPSHCDAIMSKNAALLMKEAMLEHSDHPGVQKQACMAVRNLVARTRHHTKAFIDHGVEGLIRRAREEHKKVLEDESKAALRDLEVDVELKERWRGENIGITS
- the LOC143445984 gene encoding uncharacterized protein LOC143445984 translates to MKPNKHYCVHLVGNTDTVKRMTASIYLADAKKKRQVMKVSICDDLPHVVNAIQKEQKSFPNQELLESGLMLQVAYGRSLTIRVNITDDYSLCRISPQQEVEIPTQAIWESNTALATDFNIELERPYEDALLQVSFTSKDDYGSDIPLNVPPRVRISWRPKDIAGVQRIRKTWEMTEAQRGANEASTLPRNPHSPTHKKSGSLPRYQQPTYLGIEKMLQDRPQSKPQDTMSPKPQGRISPQPQSRFSPRLQGRVSPRFQGHLSSRPNYADKPTVVQDKNWNVVNSPTSNVDEELPKWAKGYGDAFDYEDVVVV